One part of the Herbiconiux aconitum genome encodes these proteins:
- the eno gene encoding phosphopyruvate hydratase — MALIEAVGAREILDSRGNPTIEVEVLLEDGVVSRAAVPSGASTGAFEAYELRDGDKGRYLGKGVEKAVDAVIDEIGPALEGFDAADQRLVDAAMIALDGTENKKRLGANAILGVSLAVARAAADSADLPLFRYVGGPNAHTLPVPLMNIVNGGAHADTGVDIQEFMAVPLGAETFSEALRWGVETYHSLKSLLKSKGLSTGLGDEGGFAPELPNNREALDFILEAIQQAGFTPGKDIALALDVAASEFYDNGAYTFEGQQRSSQEMSAYFADLVANYPLVSIEDPLNEDDWDGWAHLTSEIGSKVQLVGDDLFVTNPARLATGIARGTGNSILVKVNQIGTLTETLDAVSLAQRSGMTAILSHRSGETEDTTIADLAVATDAGQIKTGAPARSERVAKYNQLLRIEEELAEAAVYAGRGAFPRFSA; from the coding sequence GTGGCACTCATCGAAGCCGTTGGCGCTCGTGAAATTCTTGACTCCCGGGGTAACCCGACCATCGAGGTCGAGGTGCTTCTCGAAGACGGCGTCGTCTCGCGCGCCGCTGTTCCGTCCGGCGCCTCCACCGGCGCCTTCGAGGCGTACGAGCTGCGCGACGGCGACAAGGGCCGCTACCTCGGCAAGGGCGTGGAGAAGGCCGTCGACGCCGTCATCGACGAGATCGGCCCGGCGCTCGAGGGCTTCGACGCCGCCGACCAGCGCCTCGTCGACGCCGCGATGATCGCGCTCGACGGCACCGAGAACAAGAAGCGTCTCGGCGCGAACGCCATCCTCGGCGTGTCGCTGGCCGTCGCCCGCGCCGCGGCCGACTCGGCCGACCTGCCGCTGTTCCGCTACGTCGGCGGCCCCAACGCCCACACCCTGCCCGTGCCGCTGATGAACATCGTCAACGGTGGCGCGCACGCCGACACCGGTGTCGACATCCAGGAGTTCATGGCCGTGCCGCTCGGCGCCGAGACCTTCTCCGAGGCGCTCCGCTGGGGTGTCGAGACCTACCACTCGCTCAAGTCGCTCCTGAAGTCCAAGGGCCTCTCGACCGGCCTCGGCGACGAGGGCGGCTTCGCTCCCGAGCTCCCGAACAACCGCGAGGCGCTCGACTTCATCCTCGAAGCCATCCAGCAGGCCGGCTTCACTCCGGGCAAAGACATCGCGCTCGCGCTCGACGTCGCGGCCTCGGAGTTCTACGACAACGGTGCCTACACCTTCGAAGGACAGCAGCGCTCGTCGCAGGAGATGTCGGCGTACTTCGCCGACCTCGTGGCGAACTACCCGCTGGTCTCGATCGAAGACCCGCTGAACGAAGACGACTGGGACGGCTGGGCACACCTCACCTCCGAGATCGGCTCGAAGGTGCAGCTGGTGGGCGACGACCTGTTCGTCACCAACCCCGCCCGTCTGGCTACCGGCATCGCCCGCGGCACCGGCAACTCGATCCTGGTGAAGGTCAACCAGATCGGCACGCTCACCGAGACGCTCGACGCCGTCTCGCTCGCCCAGCGCTCCGGCATGACAGCGATCCTCTCGCACCGCTCCGGCGAGACCGAGGACACCACGATCGCCGACCTCGCCGTCGCCACGGATGCGGGTCAGATCAAGACCGGTGCGCCTGCCCGAAGCGAGCGCGTCGCGAAGTACAATCAGCTCCTGAGGATCGAAGAAGAGCTCGCCGAGGCGGCGGTCTACGCCGGTCGCGGCGCGTTCCCTCGTTTCTCGGCCTAG
- a CDS encoding TetR/AcrR family transcriptional regulator, with the protein MTTRTTDATMSTRERPSLRERKKVETRTAIHEAALRLVAESGAGQASVDAICSEAGVSSRTFFNYFPSKVSAIVGLSAFVVTDAQRETFLRGAGEKGLVRDLCTLVGDIMDSTARDGVDRAALRELLARRPELAPDVIKLASELRLQVIALTEERTTPERAQLAVTLVMSAVDCALHRPLDADDDAEFTRWLFDAVMTMQALARESLD; encoded by the coding sequence ATGACGACGCGCACCACCGACGCGACGATGAGCACGCGGGAACGACCATCTCTGCGCGAACGCAAGAAAGTGGAGACGCGCACCGCCATCCACGAGGCGGCCCTCCGCCTCGTGGCCGAGAGCGGCGCCGGGCAGGCATCCGTCGACGCGATCTGCTCGGAGGCCGGTGTCTCGAGCCGCACCTTCTTCAACTACTTCCCGTCGAAGGTCTCGGCCATCGTGGGATTGTCGGCATTCGTGGTGACGGATGCGCAACGCGAGACGTTCCTGCGCGGCGCGGGAGAGAAGGGGCTGGTTCGCGATCTCTGCACCCTCGTCGGCGACATCATGGACTCCACGGCGCGCGACGGGGTGGATCGCGCGGCCCTGCGCGAGCTGCTCGCACGCCGTCCGGAGCTCGCCCCCGACGTGATCAAGCTCGCGTCGGAGCTGCGGCTGCAGGTGATCGCGCTGACCGAAGAGCGCACCACGCCCGAGCGCGCGCAGCTCGCGGTCACCCTCGTGATGTCCGCTGTCGACTGCGCGCTGCACCGTCCGCTCGACGCGGACGACGACGCAGAGTTCACCCGATGGTTGTTCGACGCCGTCATGACCATGCAGGCCCTCGCCCGCGAATCGTTAGACTAG
- a CDS encoding FtsB family cell division protein produces the protein MRQRTSKARPVRVPVALPQNSAAGGAPPPGNWLRSIRFSGFTVLMFVVIVMFVIIVAPGLRLYIEQRQELAALQAEVDAKSEQNNDLTSQIARWSDPAYIKAEARDRLYYVMPGETSFLIIDDVPSAGSTDAPVSDSISTTNVDWLSSLFASGMTAGLSTQTPEELQSNGTVQ, from the coding sequence ATGCGGCAGCGCACATCGAAGGCCCGGCCCGTTCGGGTGCCGGTGGCGCTGCCGCAGAACTCCGCGGCGGGGGGAGCTCCGCCGCCCGGTAACTGGCTGCGGAGCATCCGGTTCTCCGGATTCACGGTGCTCATGTTCGTGGTGATCGTGATGTTCGTCATCATCGTCGCGCCGGGCCTTCGGCTCTACATCGAGCAGCGGCAGGAGCTCGCCGCGCTGCAGGCCGAGGTCGACGCGAAGTCGGAGCAGAACAATGATCTGACCTCGCAGATCGCCCGCTGGAGCGACCCGGCCTACATCAAGGCCGAAGCCCGCGACCGCCTCTACTACGTGATGCCGGGCGAGACCAGTTTTCTCATCATCGACGACGTGCCGAGCGCCGGATCGACGGATGCGCCGGTGAGCGACTCCATCAGCACCACGAACGTCGACTGGCTGTCGTCGCTGTTCGCCTCCGGCATGACCGCCGGGCTCTCCACCCAGACACCCGAAGAACTCCAGTCGAACGGAACCGTGCAATGA
- a CDS encoding MFS transporter, with the protein MAAKKNPILHQPKAVWAVAFACVIAFMGIGLVDPILPAIANSLHATQTQTSLLFTSYLLITGFAMLFTSWLSTRIGARKTLLFGLALIVVFALAAGLSQNVESVIGFRAGWGLGNALFISTALATIVGAASGGASSAIILYEAALGLGIAIGPLLGGLLGSISWRGPFFGTSVLMAVGFIAIATLMKKEPERAKPTPLSAPFKALTRPALAVLAVAALFYNIGFFILLAYTPFPLGLDAMGLGLTFFGWGLAVAITSVLVAPWLTRRLPRTRVLWTVLLLLALDLVAAGLFVSNTVGLIVCVVVGGALLGVMNTVLTESVMAATDLPRPVASSAYSAVRFIGGAVAPPVASLIAVAFTAATPFYVAAGSVVVASLIIVVGHRMIAHVDHEEEPELEEAEAITAGE; encoded by the coding sequence ATGGCGGCGAAGAAGAACCCGATCCTCCATCAGCCCAAGGCCGTCTGGGCCGTCGCGTTCGCCTGCGTGATCGCGTTCATGGGCATCGGCCTCGTCGACCCGATCCTGCCGGCCATCGCGAACAGCCTGCACGCCACGCAGACGCAGACGAGCCTGCTGTTCACGAGCTACCTGCTCATCACCGGGTTCGCCATGCTCTTCACGAGCTGGCTCTCGACCCGGATCGGCGCCCGCAAGACCCTGCTCTTCGGTCTCGCGCTGATCGTGGTCTTCGCCCTCGCGGCCGGGCTCTCACAGAACGTGGAGTCGGTCATCGGCTTCCGCGCCGGCTGGGGCCTCGGCAACGCACTGTTCATCTCGACGGCGCTGGCGACCATCGTCGGTGCCGCGAGCGGCGGGGCGAGTTCGGCGATCATCCTCTACGAAGCCGCCCTCGGCCTCGGTATCGCGATCGGTCCGCTGCTCGGCGGGCTGCTCGGCTCGATCAGCTGGCGTGGTCCATTCTTCGGAACCTCCGTGCTGATGGCGGTCGGGTTCATCGCGATCGCGACGCTGATGAAGAAGGAGCCCGAACGGGCGAAGCCCACCCCGCTCTCCGCTCCCTTCAAGGCGCTGACCCGGCCCGCGTTGGCCGTGCTCGCCGTCGCCGCCCTGTTCTACAACATCGGGTTCTTCATCCTTCTCGCCTACACGCCGTTCCCTCTCGGGCTCGACGCCATGGGTCTCGGGCTGACCTTCTTCGGCTGGGGGCTCGCCGTCGCGATCACCTCGGTCTTGGTCGCCCCATGGCTCACTCGGAGACTTCCGCGCACCCGCGTGCTCTGGACGGTGCTGCTCCTGCTCGCCCTCGATCTCGTGGCGGCCGGGCTGTTCGTCTCGAACACGGTCGGTCTGATCGTGTGCGTGGTCGTCGGCGGCGCCCTGCTCGGCGTGATGAACACCGTGCTCACCGAATCGGTGATGGCGGCGACCGATCTGCCGCGCCCGGTCGCGTCGTCGGCCTACTCGGCCGTGCGCTTCATCGGCGGTGCGGTCGCCCCGCCGGTGGCCTCGCTGATCGCCGTGGCGTTCACCGCCGCGACGCCTTTCTATGTGGCCGCCGGTTCCGTGGTCGTCGCCTCACTCATCATCGTCGTCGGGCACCGGATGATCGCCCACGTCGACCACGAAGAAGAACCCGAGCTCGAAGAGGCCGAAGCGATCACCGCCGGGGAGTAG
- the hisS gene encoding histidine--tRNA ligase, with the protein MASPVSPPRGMRDFLPAEKAKRERALGVIRASYAAHGFDEIETPVVEDFGRLHSGLGGDNEKLAFNVMKRGLDADALRAAADADDPDALADLGLRFDLTVPLARFYATHRANLPQVFRAVQIAPVWRAERPQKGRYRQFVQCDIDIIGEGGILAEIELLTATLAALDALGLEGCSIRINDRRLLIGMLEAFGFAEAEHASVLITIDKLDKVGPSGVVEELRGREATPAAVEALEAYFAGAPAQAAGLAEAEIAAALPAGVAPDAVAQLAAIGLALREAGVAGVLKFDPFLVRGMGYYTGTIFEIEHPDYSFSLGGGGRYDGMIGRFLGEEVPACGFSIGFERIIDLIDEPEATHAEAIVLVHDKAADPTRLLALKAQLVARGARVRLERRTKNLTPLLDRAAAAGFTSFALVGRETTDAAELDLKSLSA; encoded by the coding sequence ATGGCTTCCCCCGTTTCACCGCCCCGCGGCATGCGCGATTTCCTGCCTGCTGAGAAGGCGAAGCGCGAGCGCGCGCTCGGCGTCATCCGCGCGAGCTACGCCGCCCACGGCTTCGACGAGATCGAGACCCCCGTGGTCGAAGACTTCGGGCGCCTGCACTCCGGCCTCGGCGGCGACAACGAGAAGCTCGCGTTCAACGTGATGAAGCGCGGCCTCGACGCCGACGCGCTGCGCGCAGCCGCCGACGCCGACGACCCCGACGCGCTCGCCGACCTCGGCCTGCGGTTCGACCTCACCGTGCCCCTCGCCCGCTTCTACGCCACCCACCGCGCGAACCTGCCGCAGGTCTTCCGCGCGGTGCAGATCGCCCCGGTCTGGCGGGCTGAACGCCCGCAGAAGGGGCGCTACCGCCAGTTCGTGCAGTGCGACATCGACATCATCGGTGAGGGCGGCATCCTGGCCGAGATCGAGTTGCTCACGGCCACGCTCGCCGCGCTCGACGCGCTGGGCCTCGAGGGCTGCAGCATCCGCATCAACGACCGCCGCCTGCTGATCGGCATGCTGGAGGCCTTCGGGTTCGCCGAGGCCGAGCACGCCTCCGTTCTCATCACCATCGACAAGCTCGACAAGGTCGGGCCCAGCGGCGTCGTCGAAGAGCTTCGAGGCCGCGAAGCGACCCCCGCGGCCGTCGAGGCTCTCGAGGCCTACTTCGCCGGTGCGCCTGCGCAGGCGGCGGGGCTCGCCGAGGCCGAGATCGCCGCCGCACTGCCCGCAGGGGTGGCCCCGGATGCGGTCGCCCAGCTCGCCGCCATCGGGCTGGCCCTCCGCGAAGCCGGCGTGGCCGGCGTGCTGAAGTTCGACCCCTTCCTCGTGCGGGGGATGGGCTACTACACCGGCACCATCTTCGAGATCGAGCACCCCGACTACTCCTTCTCACTCGGCGGCGGAGGGCGCTACGACGGCATGATCGGCCGCTTCCTCGGCGAGGAGGTGCCGGCCTGCGGGTTCTCGATCGGGTTCGAGCGCATCATCGATCTGATCGACGAACCCGAGGCGACGCACGCTGAGGCGATCGTGCTCGTGCACGACAAAGCCGCCGACCCCACCCGCCTCCTCGCGCTGAAGGCGCAGCTGGTGGCCCGTGGCGCGCGCGTGCGCCTGGAGCGACGCACGAAGAACCTCACTCCGCTGCTCGATCGGGCCGCCGCGGCCGGGTTCACGAGCTTCGCCCTGGTCGGCCGGGAGACGACGGATGCGGCCGAGCTCGACCTGAAATCGCTCTCGGCTTAA
- a CDS encoding MarR family winged helix-turn-helix transcriptional regulator: MSTATTLEAVTSDERAAALLAVEGEMARIVRAVRITLLETAARFSPEIQPSGYLVLRQIVAHHPTPPGAIIASVGMDKSAVSRQLRILKDLGFVTSVPDPDDRRASLYAPTAETVERMGSIRRDVQAAYADILDDWSENDLEQFVRLLGAFNDGIERR, encoded by the coding sequence GTGAGCACCGCCACTACCCTGGAGGCTGTGACCTCTGACGAACGCGCCGCCGCCCTCCTCGCCGTGGAGGGCGAGATGGCGCGAATCGTGCGGGCCGTGCGCATCACGCTGCTCGAGACGGCCGCGCGTTTCTCGCCCGAGATCCAGCCATCGGGGTATCTGGTGCTGCGCCAGATCGTGGCCCACCACCCCACTCCGCCGGGCGCGATCATCGCGAGCGTCGGCATGGACAAGAGCGCGGTGAGCCGCCAGCTCCGCATCCTCAAAGACCTCGGGTTCGTCACCAGCGTGCCCGATCCCGACGACCGGCGGGCCAGTCTCTACGCGCCGACGGCCGAGACGGTCGAACGGATGGGGAGCATCCGCCGAGACGTGCAGGCGGCCTACGCCGACATCCTCGACGACTGGAGCGAGAACGATCTCGAGCAGTTCGTGCGCTTGCTGGGCGCCTTCAACGACGGCATCGAGCGACGATGA
- a CDS encoding MDR family MFS transporter: MSLTSTETSPIAGTPRTRRQVLVPLSGLLLGMFVALLASTVVSSSLPKIIGDLGGTQAGYTWVVTSTLLATTVSTPIWGKLADLTNRKLLIQISLVVFVVGSGLAGLAQNTEMLIFFRVLQGLGAGGLTALVQVVMADIIPPRERGRYMGLLGAVMAVATVGGPLLGGVITDSAGWRWNFYIAVPFAIAAIIVLQKTLHIPTHKRKVTIDYLGAVLIAAGVSLLLIWVTLAGNQFEWGSVASIAMVGGAVLLLAAAVVTELKVKEPIIPMTLFKNRTFWLAVIASISVGVAMFGTSVFLSQYMQLARGKTPTESGLLTIPMIGGVLISSIVIGQVISRTGKWKRYMVTGSVLLTIGLALMGTIRYDTSFVLVFLFMFVMGSGVGMVMQNLVLIVQNAVDPRQIGTASASVAFFRSLGGTIGVSVMGAVLGSRITTLVTDGIVKMGIDPAQAGNLGDGGIPNLSTLPGPIRTLVESAYGEAVADVFLLAVPLAIISIIAISLLPARSLGTKTSVEQIAEAEAATLVAVSAAEIAGDPEGQEEIELQAASQAAPGEATERA; the protein is encoded by the coding sequence GTGTCGCTCACTTCTACTGAAACCTCCCCGATCGCAGGCACCCCTCGCACGCGCCGGCAGGTGCTCGTGCCGCTCTCGGGCCTCCTGCTCGGCATGTTCGTGGCCCTGCTGGCCAGCACCGTCGTCTCGAGTTCCCTCCCGAAGATCATCGGCGACCTGGGCGGCACGCAGGCCGGCTACACCTGGGTGGTCACCTCGACCTTGCTCGCCACCACCGTGTCGACGCCCATCTGGGGCAAGCTCGCCGACCTCACGAACCGCAAGCTGCTCATCCAGATCTCCCTGGTCGTCTTCGTCGTGGGCTCCGGTCTCGCGGGCCTCGCGCAGAACACCGAGATGCTGATCTTCTTCCGCGTGCTGCAGGGTCTCGGCGCGGGAGGCCTCACCGCCCTCGTGCAGGTCGTTATGGCCGACATCATCCCGCCGCGCGAACGCGGCCGCTACATGGGTCTGCTCGGCGCCGTGATGGCCGTCGCCACGGTCGGCGGCCCGCTGCTCGGCGGAGTCATCACCGACTCGGCCGGATGGCGCTGGAACTTCTACATCGCGGTTCCGTTCGCCATCGCGGCCATCATCGTGCTGCAGAAGACGCTGCACATCCCCACCCACAAGCGCAAGGTCACCATCGACTACCTGGGGGCGGTGCTGATCGCCGCGGGGGTCTCGCTCCTGCTCATCTGGGTCACCCTCGCGGGCAACCAGTTCGAGTGGGGTTCGGTGGCGAGCATCGCGATGGTCGGCGGCGCCGTGCTGCTCCTCGCCGCAGCCGTCGTCACCGAGCTCAAGGTGAAGGAGCCCATCATTCCGATGACGCTCTTCAAGAACCGCACCTTCTGGCTGGCGGTCATCGCCAGCATCTCGGTGGGCGTCGCGATGTTCGGCACCAGCGTCTTCCTCAGCCAGTACATGCAGCTGGCGCGTGGCAAGACACCGACCGAATCGGGCCTGCTCACCATCCCGATGATCGGTGGTGTGCTGATCTCGAGCATCGTGATCGGCCAGGTGATCAGCCGCACTGGCAAGTGGAAGCGCTACATGGTCACCGGTTCGGTCCTGCTCACGATCGGCCTGGCGCTGATGGGCACGATCCGCTACGACACCAGCTTCGTCCTGGTCTTCCTCTTCATGTTCGTGATGGGTTCGGGCGTCGGCATGGTGATGCAGAACCTCGTACTGATCGTGCAGAACGCGGTCGATCCGCGCCAGATCGGCACCGCCAGCGCCTCGGTCGCCTTCTTCCGCAGCCTCGGTGGAACCATCGGTGTGAGCGTGATGGGCGCTGTGCTCGGAAGCCGCATCACGACGCTCGTCACCGACGGCATCGTGAAGATGGGCATCGACCCGGCCCAGGCCGGCAATCTGGGCGACGGCGGCATCCCGAATCTCAGCACGCTGCCGGGCCCCATCCGCACCCTGGTGGAGTCGGCCTACGGCGAGGCCGTCGCGGATGTCTTCCTGCTGGCCGTTCCGCTCGCCATCATCTCCATCATCGCCATCTCGCTGCTCCCGGCACGCAGCCTCGGCACGAAGACCTCGGTCGAGCAGATCGCCGAAGCGGAGGCGGCGACCCTCGTCGCGGTCTCGGCCGCCGAGATCGCCGGCGACCCCGAAGGCCAGGAGGAGATCGAACTCCAAGCGGCTTCCCAGGCCGCGCCGGGGGAGGCCACGGAGAGGGCGTGA
- a CDS encoding MarR family winged helix-turn-helix transcriptional regulator yields the protein MNNDITSPSTATTIDTRSELSELLSDLVSVTNRLTRIAAQATGESTSPATWRTLSVLSSFGPMRLGELAKQSRVSQPTMTKIVANLNEVEWIRRIADVDDARAWQIALAPKGIKALDEWRDRLGSALAPLFTDLDRAELDTISRAVDLLHECTDVRAGDVVMAA from the coding sequence GTGAACAACGACATCACTTCCCCCAGCACAGCAACCACCATCGACACCCGATCCGAACTCTCCGAACTGCTCTCCGACCTCGTGTCGGTGACGAACCGCCTCACCCGTATCGCCGCTCAGGCGACCGGCGAGTCCACCTCTCCCGCCACCTGGCGCACCCTCAGCGTGCTCAGCTCCTTCGGCCCGATGCGCCTCGGTGAGCTCGCCAAGCAGAGCCGCGTGTCGCAGCCCACGATGACCAAGATCGTCGCGAACCTCAACGAGGTCGAGTGGATTCGCCGAATCGCCGACGTCGACGACGCCCGCGCCTGGCAGATCGCCCTCGCCCCGAAGGGCATCAAGGCTCTCGACGAATGGCGCGACCGCCTCGGCTCCGCCCTCGCTCCACTCTTCACCGACCTCGACCGTGCCGAGCTCGACACCATCAGCCGGGCGGTCGACCTCCTGCACGAGTGCACCGACGTGCGCGCCGGCGACGTCGTGATGGCCGCCTGA